From a region of the Haematobia irritans isolate KBUSLIRL chromosome 4, ASM5000362v1, whole genome shotgun sequence genome:
- the LOC142235759 gene encoding uncharacterized protein LOC142235759, whose translation MGCASSNPMVQNAGSEMLKTATHVAEDATKTAEVAVQGVKDSMGKTLESAKETVTAKVEEVKHDVETTLKEKVQDLDEVKNNLLGKLNLNSHVSTGKVLETAENSVMAMQEDVIKAGEEEVEQVVDTLHTSTDTMLSKSNAMAPTLARTDTETDSLRTTTPEPEIERALANTKSNNGNDDDEDNPPTPKPTLAELENLSHELLQKPTVNDTTTANDQVVANLKMPQPSNTTDTTNSSAMQLQLSMSVVMCVTHFFVPVQNPILESSHFDDAIEDKSRKQGVAKKILNKLVIVNSNIMISLAPLQLTSATSIATAIAASTAGAGLASLMSATPPPAVNEQESIAPPVKSKAAKRLEKLAAEKVRQQKLIQKLLEEKRPRTTEWEKYADMLALFRKYNPHDAFRRGGTLTKFNGQYGGAAPIRENPLHGFADDNSSDTTSVWGRKSPTRRSSARLNGRMQRQTQRPTSASQRTVYGQTARRGSNAIGSGRKFDYNPSRSRVNERGGSSSVSSGQNLYQFAQSKANAYHLSPSSGTQSPTYAHERVKSPLEMRSQHHPLGANSFQRALEPIWYEQSQVLPLGGQQSTAESHLNAAHTQPPLAPAGSSMPLAAMSLPRVLYSPLTRESSATSLSSQTMYPGHIRSSKSSQDLRMPPVHQYHYHQCHHNHDRPMQHPPVRNTSSFLATPRTSPFGITKSYTDLYFSSTSSKENEIVFHSDLSSISQHRQHIRDKSPYKMRDRCEHCVQKYMKT comes from the exons GTGTTAAAGACTCTATGGGGAAAACACTTGAATCAGCCAAGGAAACAGTAACCGCTAAAGTGGAAGAGGTCAAGCATGATGTGGAGACAACATTGAAAGAAAAAGTTCAAGATCTCGATGaagtgaaaaataatttattgggaaaattaaatttaaattcccatGTCAGCACAGGAAAGGTATTGGAAACAGCAGAAAATTCGGTGATGGCTATGCAAGAAGATGTCATCAAAGCGGGTGAAGAGGAAGTGGAACAAGTTGTGGACACTCTACACACAAGTACAGACACAATGCTGAGCAAGAGTAATGCCATGGCACCAACATTGGCACGAACCGATACGGAAACTGATAGTTTGCGGACTACAACACCGGAACCGGAAATCGAACGAGCATTGGCCAATACAAAATCCAATAATGGAAACGACGATGACGAAGACAATCCACCAACACCCAAACCCACTCTAGCTGAATTGGAAAACCTCAGTCATGAATTGCTACAGAAACCTACGGTCAATGACACGACGACGGCCAATGACCAGGTGGTGGCAAACCTAAAAATGCCCCAACCCTCCAACACGACAGATACCACGAATTCCAGTGCAATGCA ACTTCAACTGTCAATGTCAGTTGTTATGTGTGTTACCCATTTCTTTGTACCTGTTCAGAACCCCATTCTAGAATCGTCGCATTTCGATGATGCTATCGAAGATAAGTCAAG AAAGCAAGGGGTTGCTAAGAAAATTCTTAATAAACTGGTTATCG TCAATTCAAATATTATGATTAGCCTAGCACCACTACAGTTAACATCGGCCACCTCCATAGCTACTGCAATAGCGGCTAGCACTGCCGGGGCAGGTTTGGCCAGCTTGATGAGTGCCACACCTCCTCCAGCTGTTAATGAGCAAGAATCGATTGCTCCGCCCGTTAAATCGAAAGCAGCAAAACGACTAGAGAAACTAGCAGCCGAAAAAGTCCGCCAACAGAAACTGATACAAAAACTTCTGGAAGAGAAACGTCCAAGAACCACAGAATGGGAAAAATATGCCGATATGTTGGCCCTATTTCGTAAATATAATCCTCACGATGCCTTTCGTCGCGGGGGAaccctcacaaaatttaatGGTCAATATGGCGGAGCAGCACCTATTCGTGAGAATCCTCTACATGGATTCGCAGATGATAATAGCAGTGATACAACGTCAGTTTGGGGCCGAAAAAGTCCTACAAGACGTTCAAGTGCTCGTCTCAATGGTCGAATGCAACGTCAAACGCAGCGTCCCACCTCGGCAAGTCAGCGTACAGTATATGGTCAAACGGCAAGACGTGGCAGTAATGCCATTGGCAGTGGTCGCAAATTCGATTACAATCCCAGTCGATCGCGAGTGAACGAACGCGGTGGCTCCAGCAGTGTAAGTTCTGGTCAAAATTTATACCAATTTGCCCAATCTAAAGCAAATGCTTATCATCTATCGCCCTCCTCTGGCACTCAATCGCCCACTTATGCACATGAGCGTGTTAAATCTCCTTTAGAAATGAGATCACAACACCACCCTTTAGGTGCAAATTCTTTCCAGCGTGCATTAGAACCCATATGGTATGAGCAGTCACAAGTACTACCTCTAGGGGGTCAGCAATCCACAGCGGAATCGCATTTAAATGCTGCCCATACACAACCACCGTTGGCACCAGCTGGCAGTAGTATGCCACTAGCTGCAATGTCTTTGCCCCGTGTACTATATTCTCCATTAACCCGTGAATCTTCTGCTACTTCTTTATCTAGTCAAACCATGTATCCCGGACACATACGTTCGTCTAAGTCCTCCCAGGATTTGAGAATGCCACCAGTCCACCAATATCATTATCATCAATGTCATCATAACCATGATCGTCCCATGCAACACCCACCGGTTCGAAATACATCATCATTCCTAGCGACTCCACGTACCTCACCATTTGGCATAACGAAATCTTACACCGACCTATATTTCAGCTCAACATCGAGTAAAGAGAACGAAATTGTCTTCCATTCGGATTTGAGTTCTATATCTCAGCATCGCCAGCATATCCGGGATAAAAGCCCTTATAAAATGCGTGATCGTTGTGAGCATTGTGTCCAGAAATATATGAAGACATAA